ACATGTCAGGGCCGTGTCCCCTGCTGTTGTTGGCTCTCAGAGTAAATCAGTGTTACTCTGTTTAGGTTTTTCTAGGCCTACCCACAAGGCAGTGGGGCTATTTGCCCATAGCTGGGACAGTGGTTGACGGGTGCAAGGCCATGCTCCGCGTCTCTGGGGCCCACTGTTGCTCCGAGATCCCCTGCAGTTTGGCCTGGGACACGGAAAGTACCCAGTTTCCGTGTGTGGCCACGAGGAGGCACTGCAGGGGTCTTTGTGGTGGAGAGGCTATTTACTGGCAGGAGGAGAATCCAGATGTGTGCTGAACCTCTGCTCAGCCCACATATCGGGACAAGCCAGCTGCAGTAGCTTCATGCAGAGGGTTGCAAGCGCAAAACCGCATGCACTGCTTACCATTCCTACAGGAACCTCTACACTACTGCAAGAGACGCTTCACACTCACACGGTGCACACAGGTGCACAGAAACACACCCATTTTTTGTTCAAGTCAAttcaaattaattcattaacttATTACTAACCCATTTTGATGTTCTGTCTCTaatctctgttctgtctctctttgaaatcggttgtgtttttttctctcctctccagctttcacccCCCTCCcactctcctgcttctgctgctatgtcttgtctttctgagcactttcttcaagagttttttgatatctcaaactgtatcctgcaATAGGATAAAGTAGAGTAATGGCAGCGTCCTGTGAGCACCGTGTAAGGTGATGTCCTTGGCAGCAACGCCTCAGTAAAtcatctccccctgaaatgtttgtgatggtggttgtactgaaacagcaatttccctctgggattattaaagtatttcttattctgattctgatggcAACAGTATCCTAAATTTTCTGGTTTGTAAGCAATTCCAGGCGTTAGCTGCAGTGTCTTTGAATTCCTCCAGTCTGAACAGTTTTGCAGTTTCTTGAACTCAACACTTACAGTGTTGAGCACATTTTCCATCAGCCAATTAACCTGACATATGTTTTTGGGAGGTGTGGGGGAAACCGGAGCACCCGGAGAAAACCCACGCAAACACGtggagaacatacaaactcctCACAGAAAGCGGTACCCAGCTAAGAGCTGGGACCTCTCTTCTGCGAAGCTGCAGTGCTAACCACCGCATCACCGTGCcgccctgtttttttattttgggaatTAAATTGGACATTTGAATGggactaaaatatttttttaaactgttcagTACTGGCCTACTTCTCTAGCTGCTCATTTTGGGAAGTGTTCTTgcttttcttccatttctttgGCTTCTTTAAACCCAGAGTGTGCCGTATCTTTTTCCAAACTGAAGGGTCGGGTTGTGAGCCTTCCACCTGCATGGGTTCAGGATCTTGGCTTTGCTGGTTCTCTGGCAGGGTCTCCCCAGGAAGCTCAGGCACTTCCCTGGCTTCAGGATCAAGAATGCTTAAGTCTTTTAGCATCTCCTCTACGAAGTTATCTAGCTCCATGGGGGACGCCTCAGGATATTCAACAGGCTCTGACAGGGTTTCCTCTAAGAGACGGTCGAGATCCATAGATGGTTCTTGACGCCTggccctttttctttttggaggACCCAGGTCATCTCTGTCTTGGAGCTCAGCTTTCAGATTCTCTAGCTCTGTTTTATAATTAACCTCACAGCCAGAGAATCGTTGTTGGAGGACGGTAAGTTGCTGGTGGAGAGCGTCCTTCTCAGCTTTAAGTTGGTTGATAAATTTAAGGTTGTCCTTCATTTTCTGTGAATGATCTTTTATCTGTTCGTCTAACTGCTGTTCAAACACTTCTGCTTGCTGTCTGTGCGCAGAAACGTCCAGTTCATACCTATTTTTCAGCTCCTGGTATGAAACCTTAACCTGCTCCAGTTCTCTTTGGAGATGTTTCGTGTTCTCCGCCGATTGCTGTTGCAGGAATCCGAACTCTTGTGTCATTTTCTGATGGAGATTGTCCTTCTCAGCTTTAAGGTCGTTGATAAGCTGGAGGTCATTCTTTGCTCTCTCTGAATTTGCTTCTTTCTCACGATTCATCTCCTGCTGGTGGGCTTCTGCCTGTTGTCTCAGTGCAGAAACTTCTGTTTCATACTTCAAGTTTAGTTCTTGGTACGAAACCTTTAACTGCTCCATCTCACTCTTCAGACACTTCTTCTTTTCTTGCAGGACGGCGATCTCATATGACATTGTCTGGAAGAGATCATCCTTCTCAGCTCTCAGGTTCTCGATGAGCGTTTGGTCCTGCTTGATCTTGTCTTCATAAACCTTCTGCATGTCGACCTGCAGCGTCGCCCCAGCATTGTCAGCTTCACGTTCAGAGCGAAGCTGCTCGTAGGAAAGCTTGACTTTATCCAGTTCTTGTTGGAGGGtgttatttctctctttttccgCCTCGATTTGTGCTACAAATAACTCCTCGTTGACGACATGAGCTACCTTTAGATGTTCAAAGTCTTGCTGCAGAAgctttttcttcttgtatttCATGGTGCTGTGCACCTTGGAAGCAATAATTGCCGGGCTGAGACTTTCTGGATCGGAAAACTTCTGTAAACTCATAAGTTCTCTTTTTGTCTCCTTGCCCTTGTTTATGTACATCTCTTTGaggttcttctgcctttttaCCTCATGTTTAGCATCTTCCAGTTCTTTCTCCAGGGCGGCCACCTTCTGGTTCTCCTCAAACCATCTGGCTCTCTCCATTTCCAAAAGAGAGCCGAGCCTCTGGATGTCTCCCTGGAACACATTGGCAGGCTGCCTGTTGTCAATCCAGCCTCGCTGATGATGTCCACCTCCCCAGCCCTGCTGCTGGTATTCCATTTCACCAAAGTGGGAACTTGGTCTTTGATGTCTGGTCAAACAAACGGTGGATAAGATCAGTGTTGATCGCGAAAAGTCGACTGTGAGAGCGCTTTGCGTACGTCTGAACTCGTCAGTGGGGTAGCAAGCAATGAGAGGAATTTAGAAGTGTACTGCATAAAGAACCgagctgatgacatcacagacAGGACTTCAGCTGTGACATCATAGAGTTTTCCTTTGATGTCCAGAATGTTCATGTGATGTCAGTGGTGTCATGGCAACAGCGTTGTAGGCTGTTATCCATCATTATTTCAAACCGGAGAGAACCTGCCCTGTTAATACTGGTCTGACCATCAAAGGCGGTGGTGTCCAACATGTGGTCCGGGGGCCATTAACTTGGATTAATTTGGATTAACTTTGAGTGGCCCCTGACCATAGTTCAAGAATGGTAGAAATGTGGCTTCCAGGAATGGACAAGAGTAGTTCGGCCATTTAGCAATTTTTTTAGGTGACATTTTctacaacaactttgtatcttcCTAATTGGAAAATGTCAGTTAACAACacaaagcttttttcttttattagttatgat
The DNA window shown above is from Fundulus heteroclitus isolate FHET01 chromosome 14, MU-UCD_Fhet_4.1, whole genome shotgun sequence and carries:
- the LOC105937521 gene encoding GRIP1-associated protein 1-like gives rise to the protein MEYQQQGWGGGHHQRGWIDNRQPANVFQGDIQRLGSLLEMERARWFEENQKVAALEKELEDAKHEVKRQKNLKEMYINKGKETKRELMSLQKFSDPESLSPAIIASKVHSTMKYKKKKLLQQDFEHLKVAHVVNEELFVAQIEAEKERNNTLQQELDKVKLSYEQLRSEREADNAGATLQVDMQKVYEDKIKQDQTLIENLRAEKDDLFQTMSYEIAVLQEKKKCLKSEMEQLKVSYQELNLKYETEVSALRQQAEAHQQEMNREKEANSERAKNDLQLINDLKAEKDNLHQKMTQEFGFLQQQSAENTKHLQRELEQVKVSYQELKNRYELDVSAHRQQAEVFEQQLDEQIKDHSQKMKDNLKFINQLKAEKDALHQQLTVLQQRFSGCEVNYKTELENLKAELQDRDDLGPPKRKRARRQEPSMDLDRLLEETLSEPVEYPEASPMELDNFVEEMLKDLSILDPEAREVPELPGETLPENQQSQDPEPMQVEGSQPDPSVWKKIRHTLGLKKPKKWKKSKNTSQNEQLEK